Proteins from a genomic interval of Amycolatopsis sp. cg13:
- a CDS encoding flavin reductase — protein sequence MTSDQQRIDSFRQAAGRFASGVTVVTTALDGHLYGITATSFVSLSLNPLLVTVSINSHSPILEEIRASGVFAINVLGRHQQDVSACFARRGRGRSKERFDEVETHTEATGAPVVTGALSWFDCTVHTMLGGGDHIILVGEVVSAGGGTGQPLLYWSGEYRELNTAEEAEADIGRIADSLSIQLHLHGMRTDQLLEAQHAVEPAAAALAARAAADDQVAQLRALVEESEKHVHDASRYNPLSLEFHARLGLLSGNPAIAASVGALNRPRESVYAVHTNAERASRAVDAHRRILQAIEDRDEDAARRLMTEHLGVVAQGMPC from the coding sequence ATGACCTCCGACCAGCAACGGATCGACAGCTTCCGCCAGGCCGCCGGACGATTCGCTTCCGGCGTCACAGTGGTGACTACCGCACTCGACGGCCACCTTTACGGAATCACCGCGACCTCGTTCGTTTCCCTTTCGCTGAACCCGCTTTTGGTGACGGTGTCGATCAATTCGCACAGCCCGATCCTCGAAGAGATCCGGGCGAGCGGGGTCTTCGCGATCAACGTGCTCGGTCGCCATCAGCAGGACGTTTCCGCGTGCTTCGCTCGCCGTGGGCGCGGCCGGAGCAAAGAGCGGTTCGACGAGGTCGAGACGCACACCGAGGCTACCGGCGCACCGGTGGTCACCGGCGCGCTGAGCTGGTTCGACTGCACCGTGCACACGATGCTCGGCGGCGGCGACCACATCATCCTCGTCGGCGAAGTTGTTTCCGCAGGTGGCGGGACGGGGCAGCCGTTGCTGTACTGGTCCGGCGAATACCGTGAACTCAACACGGCGGAAGAAGCGGAGGCGGACATCGGCCGGATCGCCGATTCGCTTTCCATCCAGCTGCATTTGCACGGTATGCGAACGGACCAGCTCCTGGAAGCGCAGCACGCGGTCGAACCCGCCGCCGCTGCTCTCGCTGCTCGTGCCGCTGCGGACGACCAGGTCGCGCAACTGCGGGCGTTGGTCGAAGAATCGGAGAAACACGTCCACGACGCCAGCCGGTACAACCCGTTGTCGCTGGAATTCCACGCCCGGCTTGGGTTGCTCAGCGGAAATCCGGCGATCGCCGCGTCGGTCGGCGCGCTCAACCGGCCGCGGGAAAGCGTGTATGCCGTGCACACCAACGCTGAACGGGCTTCTCGGGCTGTCGATGCGCACCGTCGCATCCTTCAGGCCATTGAGGACCGTGACGAGGATGCTGCCCGCCGGTTGATGACCGAGCACCTTGGCGTCGTGGCGCAAGGAATGCCGTGCTGA
- a CDS encoding RraA family protein: protein MSPEEIITALRGLDSCAVSDALDTLGLPGAVTALKPMWPAGTVLAGRVRTVTAAPKATVGPATHIATPLVAITEPDDVVVIDNHGRTDVSCWGGLLAEAAVRRGVAGVIVDGACRDVQESEALKLPVFARTAVPVSARGRIVQAAMDERIQIAGISVAPQDFVLADVNGVVFVAAADAERVIELAQRIAEREARMAEAVRSGRDVQEVMHDSQFPSVTVEQR from the coding sequence ATGTCTCCCGAAGAGATCATCACCGCACTGCGCGGCCTCGACAGCTGCGCGGTTTCCGACGCGCTCGACACGCTGGGCCTGCCCGGCGCGGTCACGGCGCTGAAGCCGATGTGGCCTGCGGGTACCGTCCTGGCCGGTCGCGTGCGCACGGTCACCGCCGCGCCCAAAGCGACCGTCGGACCGGCGACGCATATCGCCACCCCGCTGGTCGCGATCACTGAGCCGGACGACGTCGTGGTGATCGACAACCATGGTCGCACGGACGTCTCCTGCTGGGGCGGTCTGCTCGCCGAGGCCGCGGTCCGGCGCGGCGTGGCCGGCGTGATCGTGGACGGTGCCTGCCGCGACGTCCAGGAGAGCGAGGCGCTGAAGCTCCCGGTGTTCGCTCGCACGGCCGTTCCGGTCAGTGCGCGGGGCCGCATCGTGCAGGCCGCGATGGACGAGCGCATCCAGATCGCTGGTATCTCAGTTGCTCCGCAAGACTTTGTGCTCGCGGACGTCAACGGAGTCGTCTTCGTCGCCGCAGCAGACGCCGAACGCGTCATCGAGCTCGCGCAGCGGATCGCCGAGCGCGAAGCCCGGATGGCGGAGGCCGTGCGGTCCGGCCGTGACGTGCAAGAAGTCATGCACGATTCCCAATTCCCCTCAGTCACCGTGGAGCAGCGCTGA
- a CDS encoding RraA family protein: MSLLDRFARLGTATVSDALDKLKRPGSLLGLAPLADGQRMVGRAFTVRYVSAQVPAGTVGDFIDQVEPGQVIVLDNDGRLDCTVWGDILTAVAHQRGISGTVIEGVCRDTHRALSIGYPIYSRGRFMRTGKDRVEVAEERGPVTIGGVTVRHGDILLGDSDGVVAIPRDCEDDVLEVAEMIQAREEAILAAALGGATIAEARAKYGYHDLQRADA, encoded by the coding sequence ATGTCTCTCCTTGACCGGTTCGCCAGGCTCGGCACCGCGACGGTTTCCGACGCCCTCGACAAGCTCAAGCGTCCCGGCAGCCTGCTCGGGCTCGCCCCGCTGGCGGACGGACAGCGCATGGTCGGCCGCGCGTTCACCGTGCGGTATGTCAGCGCGCAGGTCCCGGCCGGCACAGTCGGCGATTTCATCGACCAGGTCGAGCCGGGCCAGGTGATCGTGCTCGACAACGACGGCCGCCTCGACTGCACGGTCTGGGGCGACATCCTGACCGCGGTAGCGCACCAACGTGGTATCTCAGGCACGGTCATTGAAGGTGTCTGCCGCGACACGCACCGCGCGCTGTCCATCGGCTACCCGATCTACAGCCGCGGTCGCTTCATGCGCACCGGCAAGGACCGGGTCGAGGTAGCCGAGGAACGCGGACCCGTGACCATCGGTGGCGTGACAGTCCGCCACGGGGACATCCTGCTGGGCGATTCGGACGGCGTCGTCGCGATCCCGCGTGACTGCGAGGACGACGTGCTGGAGGTCGCCGAGATGATCCAGGCGCGTGAGGAAGCGATCCTCGCCGCTGCCCTCGGCGGCGCGACGATCGCCGAGGCGCGTGCGAAGTACGGCTACCACGATCTGCAGCGGGCGGACGCATGA
- a CDS encoding FAD-dependent monooxygenase, with translation MDADVLIVGAGPVGLVAALDLSSRGVSVIVVEEREFLEPPNVKCNHVASRTMESFRRLGIAAEVRAAGLPRDYPQDVAFRTSLTGRELSRIPIPASGERYTSRVGPDTSWATPEPPHRINQTFLEPILARNAAAAPGVTLLNRTRFHSVEQDASSVSAVVSDGSGERTLRARFFIGADGGRSTVRKQIGAKLSGDPVLQHVQSTCIRAPKLYSLMSADEPRAWGYHTFNARRVGHVYAIDGSETFLVHTYLSSAEEVVDRDAAIRAILGVDETFEYDVVSKEDWIARRLLADRFRDRRVFLAGDASHLWVPFAGFGMNAGIADVLNLTWLLGAHLGGWAEEGILDAYEAERRPITEQVSHFAMNHQRKLARPGLPAALEDDTAAGEAARAAFGAAVRELNEPQFAAAGLNYGYAYHDSPIIAYDGDEAPGYTMGSYTPSTVPGCRAPHFTLADGSSLYDHFSAGYTAIAACGVDISALTVEAADRGIPFAVVEADELPDEYLCPITLVRQDQTVVWRGAPPDRAVAAELWDKLRGA, from the coding sequence ATGGACGCAGACGTCCTCATCGTCGGGGCCGGTCCGGTCGGCCTTGTCGCCGCACTCGACCTGAGCAGCCGTGGCGTGTCGGTGATCGTTGTCGAGGAACGGGAGTTTCTCGAACCGCCGAACGTCAAATGCAATCACGTCGCCTCGCGCACCATGGAGAGCTTTCGTCGGCTCGGCATCGCGGCCGAGGTGCGGGCGGCCGGTCTGCCACGCGATTATCCGCAGGACGTCGCGTTCCGGACCTCGCTGACCGGACGGGAATTGTCGCGCATCCCGATCCCGGCAAGCGGCGAGCGGTACACTTCGCGCGTCGGCCCCGACACGAGCTGGGCGACGCCGGAACCGCCACATCGGATCAACCAGACGTTCCTGGAACCGATCCTCGCCCGGAATGCCGCCGCCGCTCCCGGCGTGACGCTGCTCAACCGCACGCGATTCCATTCGGTCGAGCAGGACGCGTCGTCGGTCTCGGCAGTAGTGTCCGACGGATCCGGCGAACGGACTCTGCGCGCGCGGTTCTTCATCGGCGCGGACGGCGGCCGTTCGACGGTGCGCAAGCAGATCGGTGCCAAGCTCAGCGGTGATCCGGTGCTTCAGCACGTGCAGTCCACCTGCATCCGCGCGCCGAAGCTGTACTCGCTGATGTCCGCCGACGAACCGCGGGCGTGGGGCTATCACACGTTCAATGCTCGCCGCGTCGGCCACGTGTACGCGATCGACGGCAGCGAAACCTTCCTTGTGCACACCTACCTTTCCTCAGCGGAGGAGGTCGTCGACCGGGACGCGGCGATTCGCGCGATTCTGGGCGTGGACGAGACGTTCGAATACGACGTCGTGTCCAAAGAGGACTGGATCGCGCGCCGTCTGCTCGCCGACCGGTTCCGCGACCGGCGGGTGTTCCTCGCTGGAGACGCGTCGCATTTGTGGGTGCCGTTCGCCGGATTCGGGATGAACGCGGGCATCGCGGACGTGCTCAACCTGACCTGGCTGCTCGGCGCGCACCTCGGCGGCTGGGCCGAGGAAGGGATCCTGGACGCCTACGAAGCCGAACGACGGCCGATCACCGAACAGGTGTCGCACTTCGCGATGAACCACCAGCGGAAGCTTGCCCGGCCAGGGCTTCCCGCCGCCCTCGAAGACGACACCGCAGCCGGTGAAGCCGCACGTGCGGCTTTCGGTGCGGCGGTGCGGGAGTTGAACGAGCCGCAGTTCGCTGCCGCTGGTTTGAACTACGGCTACGCGTACCACGATTCACCGATCATCGCCTACGACGGCGACGAAGCCCCCGGCTACACGATGGGCAGCTACACACCGTCCACTGTGCCCGGTTGCCGTGCACCGCACTTCACGCTGGCGGACGGATCATCGCTGTACGACCATTTTTCCGCTGGCTACACGGCGATTGCAGCCTGCGGAGTTGATATCTCAGCGCTGACCGTTGAAGCGGCAGACCGAGGTATCCCCTTCGCTGTCGTCGAAGCCGACGAGCTGCCGGATGAATATCTTTGCCCGATCACGCTGGTGCGTCAGGACCAGACGGTGGTGTGGCGAGGTGCTCCGCCTGACCGGGCGGTCGCGGCCGAGTTGTGGGACAAGCTTCGCGGCGCTTGA
- a CDS encoding PucR family transcriptional regulator, with protein MTLEGQVQAYADRLGRPVIVFDVDFTVIAFSVHDQDVDHARLAIILSHKGSSRARESIRDYRVGQAQDPVRIPPLDGGQSRLVAPVRHEGRLVGYLSSTIPEDDDSAYADDDELRDRRAQIGLLLAAMALGNREDEDRARRLLTALLEGNDDQRVRAADELLASGLLSPVPHYTVISIATPPRAEPSSATLRLVLDRALSSIPVFPTLKAVGAVLGSEAILLVPYEIDTERLSALLAQPAFSGLHAGVGGAHAPLSDVHRSLREARIALRGGDTGCVAHWSELGLDRLLLQLPLDDLAPADLPDAVRRLLDAQSGPDLAQTLETYLDCGCDAQRTALTLHVHRSTLYYRLDRVRAVADVDLADGKVRRELHTGLRIATLAGLR; from the coding sequence ATGACTCTCGAAGGACAGGTGCAGGCCTACGCGGACCGGCTCGGCCGGCCGGTCATCGTGTTCGACGTCGACTTCACGGTCATCGCGTTCAGCGTGCACGACCAGGACGTCGACCATGCCCGACTGGCGATCATCCTGTCCCACAAAGGATCTTCGCGCGCCCGAGAGTCCATCCGGGACTACCGGGTCGGCCAAGCGCAGGACCCGGTCCGGATTCCGCCGCTCGACGGCGGGCAGTCCCGGCTGGTCGCGCCCGTCCGGCACGAAGGACGGCTCGTCGGCTACCTGTCCTCGACGATCCCCGAGGACGACGACTCCGCCTACGCGGACGACGACGAGTTGCGCGACCGCCGCGCGCAGATCGGCTTGCTGCTGGCCGCCATGGCACTGGGCAACCGGGAGGACGAGGACCGCGCACGACGGTTGCTCACCGCGTTGCTCGAAGGGAACGACGACCAGCGCGTCCGAGCCGCCGACGAACTGCTCGCGAGCGGCCTGCTCTCCCCCGTCCCGCACTACACGGTCATCTCGATCGCGACCCCGCCGCGGGCCGAGCCCAGCTCAGCGACCCTTCGGCTCGTGCTGGACCGGGCGTTGTCGAGCATTCCGGTCTTCCCGACGCTTAAGGCCGTCGGCGCGGTGCTCGGCAGCGAAGCGATCTTGCTGGTGCCGTACGAGATCGACACCGAGCGACTGTCCGCCCTCCTTGCCCAGCCTGCCTTTTCCGGCCTGCACGCCGGAGTCGGCGGAGCACACGCGCCGCTGTCCGACGTGCACCGATCGCTGCGGGAAGCCCGGATCGCCTTGCGCGGCGGCGACACCGGCTGCGTGGCCCACTGGTCGGAACTGGGATTGGACCGGCTACTGCTGCAACTCCCCCTTGATGACCTTGCTCCCGCAGATCTCCCCGATGCCGTACGACGGTTGCTCGACGCGCAGTCCGGACCGGATCTCGCACAGACCCTGGAGACCTACCTCGACTGCGGTTGCGATGCCCAACGCACCGCGCTCACCCTGCACGTCCACCGCAGCACCCTCTACTACCGGCTGGATCGCGTGCGAGCGGTCGCCGACGTCGACCTCGCCGACGGCAAAGTGCGCCGGGAGCTCCATACCGGCCTGCGGATCGCGACGCTCGCCGGTCTTCGCTAG
- a CDS encoding 4-carboxy-4-hydroxy-2-oxoadipate aldolase/oxaloacetate decarboxylase, producing the protein MSTLAEDTKELLTLGTATLYEASGLDCFLDAAFRPAWDGAQIVGRAVPVSAQIGDNLALHHGIEAAGPGDVLVVDAGGAPFGYWGEVMAVAAQARGICGLVIDGGVRDTQQLASLGFPAFSTAISIRGTIKNWPGTVGRPITLRGRVVRRGDIVVADRDGIVVLPADEYDRVLAASRARAEKEESYMDRLRSGETTLDVYDFRHLGVPDGAR; encoded by the coding sequence ATGAGCACGCTGGCCGAAGACACCAAGGAACTGCTGACGCTCGGCACGGCCACGCTGTACGAGGCGTCCGGTCTCGATTGCTTCCTGGACGCCGCGTTCCGGCCAGCCTGGGACGGCGCGCAGATCGTCGGCCGTGCGGTGCCGGTTTCCGCGCAGATTGGCGACAATCTCGCGCTGCACCACGGAATCGAGGCCGCTGGCCCCGGTGACGTGCTCGTGGTCGACGCCGGTGGCGCGCCGTTCGGGTATTGGGGCGAGGTGATGGCGGTCGCGGCGCAGGCACGCGGCATCTGCGGCCTGGTCATTGACGGCGGCGTCCGCGACACCCAGCAGCTCGCGTCGCTCGGGTTCCCGGCGTTCAGCACCGCGATCTCGATCCGCGGCACGATCAAGAACTGGCCGGGAACAGTGGGTCGCCCGATCACCTTGCGCGGCAGGGTGGTTCGGCGCGGTGACATCGTGGTGGCCGACCGGGACGGGATCGTCGTGCTCCCGGCGGACGAGTATGACCGGGTTTTGGCTGCGTCGCGGGCCCGCGCGGAGAAGGAAGAGTCCTATATGGACCGTCTTCGCTCCGGTGAGACCACTTTGGACGTTTACGACTTCCGCCATCTCGGCGTCCCGGACGGAGCGAGGTGA
- a CDS encoding amidohydrolase family protein: MIIDVHGHMSAPDAYYAWKASLLSHRGAHGGKPPAISDDALAAAYHHPHPSFGDISHLAHLDGAGIDLQMISPRPFQMMHSERPAKLVQWFTEETNNLIHRATELFPGRFKGVAGLPQSPDLTPRDWTAELRRTVTELGFVGAMLNTDPYEGTETPLALGDRYWYPVYEVLCELDVPVLLHAAGCKPPAREPYSLHFIQEETIAVWSLVNSAVLKDFPDLKVIVSHGGGAIPYQVGRFLPSVVRTGVSYLDKLRRLHFDSCLYTQDSLELLMKVVGTDRVLFGSEKPGTGSQIDPDTGRWFDDIHLLIDDIAWLGEKERADVLENNARALFQL; encoded by the coding sequence GTGATCATCGACGTCCACGGCCACATGTCCGCGCCGGACGCCTACTACGCCTGGAAAGCCTCGCTGCTGTCGCACCGCGGCGCGCACGGCGGCAAACCGCCCGCCATCAGCGACGACGCGCTCGCCGCCGCGTATCACCACCCGCACCCGAGCTTCGGTGACATCTCGCATCTGGCGCATCTCGACGGTGCCGGGATCGACCTGCAGATGATCTCGCCGCGCCCGTTCCAGATGATGCACAGCGAACGGCCGGCCAAACTCGTGCAGTGGTTCACCGAGGAGACCAACAACCTCATCCACCGCGCGACCGAGCTGTTCCCCGGCCGGTTCAAGGGCGTCGCCGGACTCCCGCAGAGCCCGGACCTGACGCCCCGGGACTGGACCGCGGAGCTGCGCCGCACGGTGACCGAACTCGGCTTCGTCGGCGCGATGCTCAACACTGATCCGTACGAGGGCACGGAAACCCCGCTCGCGCTCGGCGATCGGTACTGGTACCCGGTGTACGAGGTGCTGTGCGAACTCGACGTGCCGGTGCTGCTGCACGCCGCAGGGTGCAAACCGCCCGCGCGCGAACCGTACAGCCTGCACTTCATCCAGGAAGAAACCATCGCGGTCTGGAGCCTCGTGAACTCCGCCGTGCTGAAGGACTTCCCGGATCTCAAGGTGATCGTCTCGCACGGCGGCGGCGCGATTCCGTACCAGGTGGGCCGTTTCCTGCCGTCGGTGGTGCGCACCGGAGTGTCCTATCTGGACAAGCTGCGTCGGCTGCACTTTGACTCTTGCCTGTACACCCAGGACAGCCTGGAGCTGCTGATGAAGGTCGTCGGCACTGATCGGGTGCTGTTCGGCTCGGAGAAGCCGGGCACCGGCTCGCAGATCGACCCGGACACGGGTCGCTGGTTCGACGACATCCACCTGCTCATCGACGACATCGCCTGGCTCGGCGAGAAGGAGCGCGCCGACGTCCTCGAGAACAACGCACGCGCGCTCTTCCAGCTCTGA
- a CDS encoding aldehyde dehydrogenase family protein, whose amino-acid sequence MNALLTTVSVADDRGRPILDAATREVVGHAPVHTVDQLNAAIAAAATAQPAWAALGHAERSRILHVIADDIDAHAEELGEIITAEQGKAGGAGEAHGAAHWLRSAADTVLEPQKLPDGAEQHYVPLGVVASIGPWNFPVMIAVWHVAPALRMGNTVVLKPSENTPLSVLALAEIFRRHLPADVLTAVSGDREVGAALAAHPRIAKIVFTGSTATGRRIVESSAGNLARLTLELGGNDAAIVLPGTDVEAVADKLFWAAFMNTGQVCAALKRLYVHESIYDDVVSALAERAEKAPMGPGQDKANRLGPVQNPAQFEIVSRLVEEARARGARIVTGGLPAPELGPLFYRPTIIADVEDGAAVVDEEQFGPVLPVIRYSDVDDAVRRANGTDQGLGASVWGTDADEVDAVAQRMEAGTVWINQHGGVDPAIPFGGTKSSGYGLEFGVEGLKAMAASKIIRR is encoded by the coding sequence ATGAACGCACTGCTGACCACCGTCTCGGTCGCCGACGACCGCGGGCGGCCGATCCTCGACGCCGCGACCCGGGAAGTCGTCGGCCACGCACCCGTGCACACGGTCGACCAGCTGAACGCCGCGATCGCGGCTGCCGCAACGGCTCAGCCCGCCTGGGCCGCGCTGGGGCACGCTGAACGTTCGCGAATCCTTCACGTCATCGCCGACGACATCGACGCGCACGCCGAAGAACTCGGCGAGATCATCACTGCCGAGCAAGGCAAAGCCGGCGGCGCTGGCGAGGCCCACGGTGCCGCGCACTGGCTCCGGTCCGCCGCGGACACTGTGCTCGAACCGCAGAAGCTGCCCGATGGAGCGGAGCAACACTATGTCCCGCTTGGCGTCGTAGCCTCGATCGGCCCGTGGAACTTCCCGGTGATGATCGCGGTATGGCACGTCGCGCCGGCATTGCGCATGGGAAATACAGTGGTGCTCAAGCCTTCCGAGAACACTCCGCTCAGCGTCCTCGCCCTTGCGGAGATCTTCCGCCGCCACCTTCCGGCGGACGTGCTGACCGCGGTCTCCGGGGATCGCGAAGTCGGTGCTGCGCTGGCCGCGCACCCGCGGATCGCCAAGATCGTGTTCACCGGCTCGACCGCGACCGGACGCCGGATCGTCGAAAGCTCGGCGGGCAACCTCGCGCGGCTCACCCTGGAGCTGGGCGGAAACGACGCCGCGATCGTGCTTCCCGGCACGGACGTGGAGGCCGTCGCGGACAAGCTGTTCTGGGCGGCTTTCATGAACACGGGCCAGGTGTGCGCCGCGCTCAAACGGCTTTACGTGCACGAGTCGATCTATGACGACGTCGTCTCCGCGCTGGCCGAACGCGCCGAGAAGGCACCGATGGGGCCAGGACAGGACAAGGCGAACCGGCTCGGGCCGGTGCAGAATCCCGCGCAGTTCGAGATCGTTTCCCGGCTGGTGGAAGAGGCGCGAGCGCGCGGGGCCCGGATCGTCACCGGCGGACTGCCTGCGCCGGAGCTGGGGCCGCTGTTCTACCGTCCGACGATCATCGCGGACGTCGAGGACGGCGCCGCGGTGGTCGACGAGGAGCAGTTCGGACCGGTGCTGCCGGTGATCCGGTACTCCGATGTGGACGATGCGGTGCGTCGGGCGAACGGCACTGACCAGGGCCTGGGTGCTTCGGTCTGGGGCACGGACGCGGACGAGGTCGACGCGGTGGCGCAGCGGATGGAGGCGGGCACCGTGTGGATCAACCAGCACGGTGGCGTCGATCCGGCGATTCCCTTTGGCGGGACCAAGTCCTCGGGGTACGGGCTGGAGTTCGGCGTGGAAGGTCTGAAGGCCATGGCGGCCAGCAAAATCATCCGCCGATAG
- a CDS encoding thiamine pyrophosphate-binding protein — MAQMTGGDALARALISEGVDTVFGIPGVQLDGLTDGMYRKRDELELVVPRHEQATSYMADGYYRASGRPGVAMVVPGPGVLNAGAGMATAYACSSQVMLLAGTIPSPLVGGGLGALHEIPRQTDTVQGLTKWSARPKRVEEIPDLVHEGFRQMRTGRPRPVALELGPDLLHAVADLKPGEPFGVREPEAPERDVVELARLLAASSRPVIHAGGGMRDPRAFKLLARLAELLDAPVVMSENGRGAIDARDPHALPAFALWELRSTADLVVSFGSRFLTPFGQQLNVGDARLALVNIDAADLRPPRRPDLAVNADAVAVLAALVERLSPRATWGTELVRLREDCEVRIRKQAGPQMEFVDAIRAALPEDGIYVNELTQIGYVSTYGFPVQAPRSYVWPGYQGTLGYAMPTALGAAVGSGGRPVVAVTGDGGIGWSMQEFATAKKYGIPLVTVLFEDSRFGNVWRIQRDTYGGRFIGSDLTNPDFELLTRAFGLDFALAEDAAAVEKHVSAAIAARRPAVVKVPVDVFPSPWPLIHEKH; from the coding sequence ATGGCACAGATGACAGGCGGTGACGCGCTCGCCAGGGCGCTCATCAGCGAGGGCGTCGACACGGTCTTCGGCATTCCCGGAGTCCAGCTGGACGGGCTCACTGACGGCATGTACCGCAAGCGCGACGAGCTGGAGCTGGTCGTCCCGCGGCACGAGCAGGCGACCAGTTACATGGCGGACGGCTATTACCGGGCTTCCGGCCGTCCTGGGGTGGCGATGGTGGTGCCGGGGCCTGGTGTGCTGAACGCCGGAGCTGGGATGGCAACGGCGTATGCCTGTTCATCGCAGGTGATGTTGCTGGCGGGGACGATTCCTTCGCCGCTCGTCGGCGGCGGGCTCGGGGCGCTGCACGAGATTCCTCGGCAAACTGACACGGTTCAGGGGCTGACTAAGTGGTCTGCTCGGCCGAAGCGGGTTGAGGAGATTCCTGATCTCGTGCATGAGGGCTTCCGGCAGATGCGGACTGGGCGTCCGCGTCCGGTTGCGCTTGAGCTGGGGCCGGATTTGTTGCACGCGGTTGCGGATCTCAAGCCGGGGGAGCCGTTTGGGGTTCGGGAGCCGGAGGCGCCGGAGCGGGATGTTGTTGAGCTCGCGCGGTTGCTGGCGGCTTCCTCGCGGCCGGTGATCCATGCTGGTGGCGGGATGCGGGATCCGCGGGCGTTCAAGCTGTTGGCTCGGCTTGCCGAGTTGCTGGACGCGCCGGTGGTGATGAGCGAGAACGGGCGCGGGGCGATTGATGCCCGGGATCCGCATGCTCTGCCTGCTTTTGCTTTATGGGAGTTGCGGTCTACGGCGGATTTGGTGGTGTCGTTCGGGAGTCGGTTCCTGACGCCGTTTGGGCAGCAGTTGAATGTCGGGGATGCTCGGCTCGCGTTGGTCAATATCGATGCGGCTGACCTTCGTCCGCCTCGGCGGCCGGATCTTGCGGTTAATGCTGATGCTGTGGCGGTGTTGGCGGCGTTGGTTGAGCGGCTCTCGCCGCGGGCTACGTGGGGGACTGAGTTGGTTCGGCTTCGGGAGGATTGCGAAGTCCGGATTCGGAAGCAGGCTGGGCCGCAGATGGAGTTCGTGGACGCGATCCGTGCTGCGTTGCCTGAGGATGGGATTTACGTCAATGAGTTGACGCAGATTGGGTATGTGTCTACGTACGGGTTTCCTGTGCAGGCTCCGCGTTCCTACGTGTGGCCTGGGTATCAGGGGACGTTGGGGTATGCGATGCCTACTGCGCTTGGGGCTGCGGTGGGGTCGGGTGGGCGTCCTGTGGTCGCGGTTACCGGTGACGGGGGGATTGGCTGGTCTATGCAGGAGTTCGCTACGGCTAAGAAGTATGGGATTCCCCTGGTGACTGTGCTGTTCGAGGACTCGCGGTTTGGGAATGTGTGGCGGATTCAGCGGGATACTTATGGTGGTCGGTTCATTGGGTCGGATTTGACCAATCCCGATTTCGAGCTGCTTACTCGGGCATTTGGGTTGGATTTCGCGCTTGCTGAGGATGCTGCTGCGGTGGAGAAGCATGTTTCTGCGGCTATTGCGGCTCGGCGGCCTGCGGTGGTGAAGGTGCCGGTGGATGTGTTTCCTTCGCCTTGGCCGTTGATTCACGAGAAGCACTGA